Proteins encoded in a region of the Nonomuraea helvata genome:
- a CDS encoding response regulator — translation MPEARDITVLIVDDDPVVTAALHAQVNRVLGFRVVGIAHTGQAALAAAGRFAPRLVLLDLHLPDMPGLEVAHRLRRPEQPPADVIVISGRKESATVRAAIQRGALYYLVKPTRAGTLEQTLLRYAATTEQLEAGDRFVEQQEIDRIFRSLHLDQGPRPKSISAATEQLVLDALSAVEEDASAHELAGMIGVSRATARRYLEHLAERGLLEARPKYGPTGRPQHRYRVR, via the coding sequence ATGCCTGAGGCCCGGGACATCACCGTTCTCATCGTGGACGACGATCCGGTCGTCACCGCGGCGCTGCACGCGCAGGTGAACAGGGTACTCGGGTTCAGGGTGGTGGGGATCGCGCACACCGGGCAGGCGGCGCTCGCCGCCGCGGGCCGCTTCGCGCCCCGGCTCGTGCTGCTCGACCTGCACCTGCCGGACATGCCGGGGCTCGAGGTGGCGCACCGGCTGCGCCGGCCCGAGCAGCCGCCGGCAGACGTCATCGTCATCTCAGGACGCAAGGAGTCGGCCACCGTACGCGCGGCCATCCAGCGCGGAGCCCTGTACTACCTGGTCAAGCCGACCAGGGCGGGCACGCTCGAGCAGACGCTGCTGCGCTACGCGGCCACGACCGAGCAGCTCGAGGCGGGCGATCGCTTCGTCGAGCAGCAGGAGATCGACCGCATCTTCCGCTCGCTCCACCTCGACCAGGGCCCCCGGCCCAAGAGCATCTCGGCGGCGACCGAGCAGCTGGTGCTCGACGCGCTGTCCGCCGTCGAGGAGGACGCCTCGGCGCACGAGCTGGCCGGGATGATCGGCGTCAGCCGCGCCACCGCCCGCCGCTACCTGGAGCATCTCGCGGAACGCGGGCTGCTCGAGGCGCGGCCCAAGTACGGGCCGACCGGACGCCCCCAGCACCGGTACCGCGTCCGGTGA
- a CDS encoding glutamate ABC transporter substrate-binding protein has protein sequence MSTLRVLLAALLCLLPTGCGTDNPFPESSTMWRIRERGMLTVGIKFDQPMFGYKDPASGRITGFDAEVARLIAKDLTGSERNIRFVETVSRERENFIAQGVVDVVIATYSITPARAQLVSFTDPYYYAGQDLLVRVADTTIEDVSDLEGKSVCTAKGSTSSDRLRTLAPGASLEIVDAYSVCVPALVAGRVDAISTDDTILLGLLDQHPDVFRLARKPFGREPYGMGVRKQDTGFRDYLNGLIGRWLRDGEWDRAFKDTIGVAGAAPDQSRPANR, from the coding sequence GTGAGCACGCTCAGGGTGCTGCTCGCCGCACTGCTCTGCCTCCTGCCCACGGGCTGCGGCACGGACAACCCCTTCCCCGAGAGCTCCACGATGTGGCGCATCAGGGAGCGCGGGATGCTCACGGTGGGCATCAAGTTCGACCAGCCGATGTTCGGCTACAAGGACCCGGCCAGCGGGCGGATCACCGGGTTCGACGCGGAGGTGGCCCGGCTCATCGCGAAGGACCTCACCGGCAGCGAGCGCAACATCCGGTTCGTGGAGACGGTGTCGCGCGAGCGGGAGAACTTCATCGCCCAGGGCGTGGTGGACGTCGTCATCGCCACGTACTCGATCACGCCGGCCCGCGCCCAGCTGGTCAGCTTCACGGACCCGTACTACTACGCCGGGCAGGACCTGCTGGTCAGGGTCGCCGACACCACCATCGAGGACGTGTCGGACCTGGAGGGCAAGAGCGTGTGCACGGCGAAGGGCTCCACCTCCAGCGACCGGCTGCGCACCCTGGCGCCCGGCGCCAGCCTGGAGATCGTGGACGCCTACAGCGTGTGCGTGCCGGCGCTCGTGGCCGGGCGGGTGGACGCGATCAGCACCGACGACACGATCCTGCTCGGCCTGCTGGACCAGCATCCGGACGTGTTCAGGCTGGCGCGCAAGCCGTTCGGGCGCGAGCCGTACGGGATGGGCGTCCGCAAACAGGACACCGGCTTCCGCGACTACCTCAACGGGCTGATCGGCCGCTGGCTGCGTGACGGGGAGTGGGACCGCGCCTTCAAGGACACCATCGGGGTGGCCGGCGCGGCACCTGATCAATCTCGCCCCGCCAATCGCTGA
- a CDS encoding amino acid ABC transporter ATP-binding protein — MTHADLIVLDQVNKRFGDHHVLRDVNLTVRQGEVVVIIGPSGAGKSTLCRAINRLETIDSGTISLDGTPLPAEGRALAKLRAEVGMVFQSFNLFAHKTVLDNVVLGQVHVLKRPKAEAERKAQELLDRVGIGGQAAKFPAQLSGGQQQRVAIARALAMDPKAILFDEPTSALDPEMVNEVLDVMTSLAREGMTMVVVTHEMGFARRAADRVVFMADGEIVEQNTPDAFFGSPNSERAQSFLAKILTH, encoded by the coding sequence ATGACTCACGCGGACCTGATCGTGCTGGACCAGGTCAACAAGCGCTTCGGCGACCACCACGTGCTCAGGGACGTCAACCTGACCGTCAGGCAGGGCGAGGTCGTGGTGATCATCGGCCCGTCCGGGGCGGGCAAGTCGACCCTGTGCCGGGCGATCAACCGGCTGGAGACCATCGACTCCGGCACGATCAGCCTGGACGGGACGCCGCTGCCCGCTGAGGGGCGGGCGCTCGCCAAGCTCCGCGCCGAGGTGGGCATGGTCTTCCAGTCGTTCAACCTCTTCGCGCACAAGACCGTCCTGGACAACGTCGTCCTCGGGCAGGTCCACGTGCTGAAGCGGCCGAAGGCGGAGGCCGAGCGCAAGGCCCAGGAGCTGCTCGACCGGGTCGGCATCGGGGGGCAGGCGGCCAAGTTCCCCGCCCAGCTCTCCGGCGGGCAGCAGCAGCGGGTGGCGATCGCCCGCGCGCTGGCCATGGACCCGAAGGCGATCCTCTTCGACGAGCCCACCTCGGCGCTCGACCCGGAGATGGTCAACGAGGTGCTCGACGTCATGACCTCGCTCGCCCGCGAGGGCATGACCATGGTCGTCGTCACCCACGAGATGGGCTTCGCCCGGCGCGCGGCCGACCGGGTCGTCTTCATGGCCGACGGCGAGATCGTCGAGCAGAACACCCCCGACGCGTTCTTCGGCTCCCCGAACAGCGAACGCGCCCAGTCCTTCCTCGCCAAGATCCTCACCCACTAA
- a CDS encoding glutamate ABC transporter substrate-binding protein, whose protein sequence is MFGRSLYATFTVIALATAATACGGGQDSYASVVDKAKNDKKLVIGVKADQPGLGLRTPDGTFAGFDVEVAKYVAKQLGVEAKDITFKETVSANREAFLEQGQVDMVVATYSITDARKQKVSFAGPYFVAGQDLLVRADEAALTGPETLNGKKLCSVAGSTPAQKVKTEYAKEVQLQEERTYSACVDRVLGGQLDAITTDNVILAGYAAQHAGKLKVVGKPFSTEKYGIGLKKDDTNGRKAVNDALEKMFSDGSWTKALQASVGASGFALPQAPQLERY, encoded by the coding sequence ATGTTCGGCCGATCCCTTTACGCGACCTTCACGGTGATCGCGCTCGCCACCGCCGCCACGGCCTGCGGCGGCGGCCAGGACAGCTACGCCTCCGTCGTGGACAAGGCCAAGAACGACAAGAAGCTGGTGATCGGCGTCAAGGCCGACCAGCCGGGGCTGGGGCTGCGCACGCCCGACGGCACCTTCGCCGGCTTCGACGTCGAGGTCGCCAAGTACGTGGCCAAGCAGCTCGGTGTCGAGGCCAAGGACATCACGTTCAAGGAGACGGTGTCCGCCAACCGGGAGGCCTTCCTCGAGCAGGGCCAGGTGGACATGGTGGTGGCCACGTACTCGATCACCGACGCCAGGAAGCAGAAGGTCTCCTTCGCCGGGCCATACTTCGTGGCCGGGCAGGACCTGCTCGTCAGGGCCGACGAGGCGGCGCTGACCGGGCCGGAGACGCTGAACGGCAAGAAGCTCTGCTCCGTCGCCGGCTCCACCCCGGCGCAGAAGGTCAAGACGGAGTACGCCAAGGAGGTGCAGCTGCAGGAGGAGCGGACGTACTCGGCCTGCGTCGACCGCGTCCTCGGCGGCCAGCTCGACGCCATCACCACCGACAACGTCATCCTCGCCGGCTACGCCGCGCAGCACGCGGGCAAGCTCAAGGTGGTCGGCAAGCCGTTCAGCACCGAGAAGTACGGCATCGGGCTGAAGAAGGACGACACGAACGGGCGCAAGGCGGTCAACGACGCGCTGGAGAAGATGTTCTCCGACGGCAGCTGGACGAAGGCGCTGCAGGCCAGCGTCGGCGCCTCCGGCTTCGCCCTCCCGCAGGCCCCCCAGCTCGAGCGGTACTGA
- a CDS encoding amino acid ABC transporter permease, whose product MEALLTERDTILAAFWMTIRLTAVSALGSLVLGTLLAAMRVAPLASLRAAANCYVTVARNTPLTLVLLFTGLGVGANLGVELSDDIATNNYWLAVIGLTAYTSAFVCEALRSGLNTVPVGQAEAARSLGLGFVQTLRLITLPQAFRAVVAPLGSILIALTKNTTIALVVGVSEASVRMREMIETYGDQVIEIFLGFAAGFVLLCLPMGLLFGWLSRRMAVAR is encoded by the coding sequence ATGGAGGCACTGCTGACCGAACGCGACACGATCCTCGCCGCGTTCTGGATGACGATACGGCTGACGGCGGTCAGCGCGCTCGGCTCCCTGGTGCTGGGGACGCTGCTGGCCGCCATGCGGGTGGCCCCGCTGGCCTCCCTGCGCGCCGCCGCGAACTGCTACGTGACCGTGGCCCGCAACACCCCGCTCACCCTGGTGCTGCTGTTCACCGGCCTCGGCGTCGGGGCGAACCTCGGCGTCGAGCTGTCGGACGACATCGCGACCAACAACTACTGGCTCGCCGTCATCGGCCTGACCGCCTACACCTCGGCGTTCGTCTGCGAGGCCCTGCGGTCCGGGCTCAACACGGTGCCGGTCGGGCAGGCGGAGGCGGCCCGGTCGCTGGGGCTGGGCTTCGTCCAGACCCTGCGGCTGATCACGCTGCCGCAGGCGTTCCGCGCCGTGGTGGCGCCGCTGGGCAGCATCCTCATCGCGCTGACGAAGAACACCACGATCGCGCTGGTGGTCGGCGTGAGCGAGGCGTCCGTGCGGATGCGGGAGATGATCGAGACGTACGGGGACCAGGTCATCGAGATCTTCCTCGGCTTCGCGGCCGGATTCGTGCTGCTGTGCCTGCCGATGGGGCTGCTGTTCGGCTGGCTGTCGCGGCGGATGGCGGTGGCTCGATGA
- a CDS encoding amino acid ABC transporter permease — translation MSYANLYETPGPRGIRRNRLLAGGVALVLLALAYVVYVRFDAKDQWTAEKWTPLLRGDVWATFILPGLAGTLGAAVAGVILAGLFGLVFATGRLSEHRWIRVPAAAVVEFFRSVPLLLLIFFAFFGSYVLIGVNISAFAAVVFGLTLYNGSVIAEIIRAGVQSLPRGQAEAAYAIGMRKGQVMRLILLPQAFRAMMPAIVSQFVVLLKDSALGLIVGYDELVDRGLNGIAANFSNVIPAAILIAAIFILINLSLDRLAHRLGAAR, via the coding sequence ATGAGTTACGCGAACCTCTACGAGACGCCCGGGCCGCGCGGCATCCGGCGCAACCGGCTGCTGGCGGGCGGCGTCGCGCTCGTGCTGCTGGCGCTGGCGTACGTGGTGTATGTGCGCTTCGACGCGAAGGACCAGTGGACGGCCGAGAAGTGGACGCCGCTGCTGCGCGGCGACGTCTGGGCCACGTTCATCCTGCCGGGCCTGGCCGGGACGCTGGGCGCGGCGGTGGCAGGGGTGATCCTGGCGGGGCTGTTCGGGCTCGTGTTCGCCACCGGCCGCCTGTCCGAGCACCGGTGGATCCGGGTGCCCGCGGCCGCGGTGGTGGAGTTCTTCCGGTCCGTCCCGCTGCTGCTGCTGATCTTCTTCGCGTTCTTCGGCTCGTACGTGCTCATCGGCGTGAACATCTCGGCCTTCGCCGCCGTCGTCTTCGGCCTGACCCTCTACAACGGCTCGGTGATCGCGGAGATCATCCGGGCCGGGGTGCAGAGTCTGCCCCGGGGGCAGGCGGAGGCGGCTTACGCGATCGGCATGCGCAAGGGGCAGGTCATGCGGCTCATCCTGCTGCCCCAGGCGTTCCGCGCCATGATGCCCGCCATCGTCAGCCAGTTCGTGGTGCTGCTGAAGGACTCGGCGCTGGGGCTCATCGTGGGCTACGACGAGCTGGTGGACCGGGGGCTGAACGGGATCGCGGCCAACTTCTCCAACGTCATTCCGGCGGCCATCCTCATCGCGGCCATCTTCATCCTGATCAACCTCTCCCTCGACCGCCTGGCCCACCGCCTCGGCGCGGCCCGCTGA
- a CDS encoding peptidase domain-containing ABC transporter, producing MSRRVPVLLQNTVSECGAACLAMVLSFHGRRVSLHELTDRLQVGRDGLSALAVVAGARESGLTAKAFSLEPEDLARIPMPAVVHWEFNHFVVVERWAPDRVDIVDPARGRRRLTAEEFDAGFTGVLLAFEPGPAFRRGRSSAARTWRRGFLKNLLMRRRGMLAQVVLASLLLQVLGLVLPLFSQVLVDRVLPMGADALLGVLGAGILLATVTQFVLGALRSVLLVAVRAGADAELTRGVVSHLIALPYRYFALRGTGDLVTRAGSVAVLREMLTGQILSALLDGPLAVGYLVLVSLQDPLFGACLLGVALVQIVLLVVTSRRVNYLAQQELTALSATQSQLIQAIGGIETLKASGAEKHAVDQWSTNFTAQLNADIRGGVTQGLLEAALGAIRVLAPLALLWVGAWRVLDGELTLGTLLALNAIAVGALTPLASLMSSMRSLQQAGAHFDRLSDILASDPEPAEGIEVLRLRGAVELRDVGFRYDPRAPWTLQGISLKIEPGQKVALVGSSGSGKSTLARLLLALHTPTTGEILYDGVPVSELNLRTLRRQFGVVTQDPSLFTGTIRENIALNDPGASFDRIAEAARTARLDAEIRQMPMGYDTMLTEGAGLSGGQRQRLALARALLSRPKILLLDEATSNLDSESEAAIESHLARLTQTRIVIAHRLSTIRDADLILVVDGGRIVERGTHDRLLAGGGRYAALVAAQTVGGAVS from the coding sequence ATGAGCAGGCGCGTGCCGGTCCTGCTGCAGAACACCGTCTCCGAGTGCGGGGCGGCGTGCCTGGCCATGGTGCTGTCGTTCCACGGGCGCCGGGTCTCGCTCCACGAACTCACCGACCGGCTCCAGGTCGGCAGGGACGGACTCAGCGCGCTCGCCGTCGTGGCGGGCGCCCGTGAGTCGGGGCTGACCGCCAAGGCCTTCTCCCTGGAACCCGAGGACCTCGCCCGCATTCCCATGCCCGCCGTCGTCCACTGGGAGTTCAACCACTTCGTGGTGGTCGAGCGCTGGGCTCCCGATCGCGTCGACATCGTGGACCCCGCGCGGGGGCGGCGCAGGCTCACGGCGGAGGAGTTCGACGCCGGATTCACCGGCGTCCTGCTGGCCTTCGAGCCGGGCCCGGCGTTCAGACGGGGGCGCTCCAGCGCGGCGCGCACGTGGCGGCGCGGGTTCCTGAAGAATCTCCTCATGCGCCGGCGCGGCATGCTCGCGCAGGTCGTGCTCGCCTCGCTGCTGCTCCAGGTGCTCGGCCTGGTGCTGCCGCTGTTCTCGCAGGTGCTGGTGGACCGGGTGCTGCCCATGGGCGCCGACGCGCTCCTCGGCGTGCTCGGGGCGGGCATCCTGCTCGCCACGGTGACGCAGTTCGTGCTCGGCGCGCTCCGTTCGGTCCTGCTGGTCGCGGTCAGGGCGGGAGCGGACGCCGAGCTGACCCGGGGAGTGGTCTCCCACCTGATCGCCCTGCCGTACCGTTACTTCGCGCTGCGCGGCACGGGAGACCTGGTCACCAGGGCGGGCAGCGTCGCGGTGCTCAGGGAGATGCTGACCGGTCAGATCCTGTCAGCCCTGCTGGACGGACCGCTGGCAGTCGGGTACCTGGTCCTCGTCTCCCTGCAGGACCCGCTGTTCGGCGCGTGCCTCCTCGGCGTGGCCCTCGTGCAGATCGTGCTGCTGGTGGTGACCAGCCGCCGCGTCAACTATCTCGCCCAGCAGGAGCTGACCGCGCTCTCGGCGACGCAGAGCCAGCTGATCCAGGCCATCGGAGGGATCGAGACCCTCAAGGCGTCCGGGGCCGAGAAGCACGCGGTCGACCAGTGGTCCACGAACTTCACCGCTCAGCTCAACGCGGACATTCGCGGCGGCGTCACCCAGGGCCTGCTGGAGGCGGCGCTCGGCGCCATCCGCGTGCTCGCCCCGCTCGCCCTGCTGTGGGTCGGGGCCTGGCGGGTGCTGGACGGGGAGCTCACCTTGGGCACACTGCTCGCGCTCAACGCCATCGCCGTCGGCGCGCTCACACCGCTGGCCTCGCTCATGTCGAGCATGCGGAGCCTCCAGCAGGCCGGCGCCCACTTCGACCGGCTCTCCGACATCCTGGCCTCCGACCCCGAACCCGCCGAAGGCATCGAGGTCCTGCGGTTGCGCGGCGCGGTCGAGCTGCGTGACGTCGGATTCCGGTACGACCCCCGGGCGCCGTGGACGCTCCAGGGCATCTCACTGAAGATCGAGCCCGGCCAGAAGGTCGCGCTGGTCGGCTCCTCCGGGTCGGGCAAGAGCACGCTGGCCCGGCTGCTGCTGGCACTCCACACGCCCACCACGGGCGAGATCCTCTATGACGGGGTGCCGGTGAGCGAGCTCAACCTGCGCACGCTGCGGCGGCAGTTCGGCGTCGTCACCCAGGACCCCTCGCTCTTCACCGGCACGATCAGGGAGAACATCGCGCTCAACGACCCCGGCGCGTCCTTCGACCGGATCGCCGAGGCGGCGAGGACGGCCCGCCTGGACGCCGAGATCCGCCAGATGCCCATGGGGTACGACACCATGCTCACCGAGGGCGCCGGACTCTCGGGCGGCCAGCGGCAGCGGCTCGCCCTCGCGCGCGCCCTGCTCTCCCGGCCGAAGATCCTGCTGCTGGACGAGGCGACCAGCAACCTCGACAGCGAGAGCGAGGCGGCGATCGAGAGCCACCTCGCCCGGCTCACCCAGACCCGCATCGTCATCGCGCACCGGTTGAGCACGATCCGCGACGCGGATCTGATCCTGGTGGTCGACGGCGGCCGCATCGTCGAGCGGGGCACCCACGATCGGCTGCTGGCCGGCGGAGGCCGTTACGCCGCACTGGTGGCCGCCCAGACGGTGGGCGGGGCCGTGTCGTGA
- a CDS encoding TIGR04500 family putative peptide maturation system protein — protein sequence MSDFGAVLESAVELLRGLPRRRAHVDAARRTAAEWTVEHPGTDAQLVVDIRPGTPVVDYDLLLAHPDGGTVALTAPADEGVPWLIEHSTHWAAGQLVSVDQVHLSVAQALTMLRSLSRTTMSPHDEIVEQCLVLNEVLADDEPLAGEDLQAAADEFRRGRGLHDRAATVAWLEQVGMSLPQFEEYVGGIARRRRFRRRKEAELAPAYLAAHRAEFARVRALWVTGPAPLGAASPAELIAALTTAPGEAQAAVGDRWERELPEPLRGAEPGSVVGPVRHEKGFLTGSVIERRPAEDDTATLAAAGQAAFDAWLGERRERASIEWHWS from the coding sequence ATGAGTGACTTCGGCGCCGTGCTGGAGTCCGCCGTCGAACTGCTGCGCGGGCTGCCCCGCAGACGCGCCCACGTGGACGCGGCCCGCAGGACCGCCGCGGAGTGGACGGTGGAGCACCCGGGAACCGATGCCCAGCTCGTCGTCGACATCCGGCCCGGCACACCTGTGGTCGACTACGACCTCCTGCTCGCACACCCGGACGGCGGGACGGTCGCGCTGACCGCCCCGGCCGACGAGGGCGTGCCCTGGCTGATCGAGCACTCCACCCACTGGGCGGCGGGCCAGCTGGTCAGCGTGGACCAGGTTCACCTGTCCGTGGCCCAGGCGCTCACCATGCTGCGCTCGCTCTCCCGCACCACCATGTCGCCGCACGATGAGATCGTCGAACAGTGCCTGGTCCTCAACGAGGTGCTGGCCGACGACGAGCCGCTTGCCGGTGAGGACCTCCAAGCGGCGGCCGACGAGTTCCGCAGAGGGCGCGGCCTGCACGACCGCGCGGCGACCGTCGCCTGGCTGGAGCAGGTCGGAATGTCCCTGCCGCAGTTCGAGGAGTATGTCGGCGGCATAGCCCGCCGCCGCAGGTTCCGGCGGCGCAAGGAGGCGGAGCTCGCGCCGGCCTACCTCGCCGCGCACCGCGCCGAGTTCGCCAGGGTACGGGCTCTGTGGGTGACAGGCCCGGCCCCCCTCGGCGCCGCCTCGCCCGCCGAGCTGATCGCCGCGCTCACGACGGCCCCCGGTGAAGCCCAGGCGGCCGTCGGCGACCGCTGGGAGCGCGAACTGCCCGAGCCTCTGCGGGGCGCCGAACCCGGGAGCGTCGTCGGCCCCGTCCGGCATGAGAAGGGCTTCCTCACCGGCTCGGTGATCGAACGCCGGCCCGCCGAGGACGACACCGCGACCCTGGCCGCCGCGGGGCAGGCCGCCTTCGACGCCTGGCTGGGCGAGCGCCGCGAGCGCGCGTCGATCGAATGGCACTGGTCGTGA
- a CDS encoding MvdC/MvdD family ATP grasp protein: protein MILILSDRLDDTVDMVMPKLLRRNIPVTWWDSGEFPARSRLTVAFAGGEHRMTLHTANGTLDLSTVTAVWRRRPTRSAASAEVSEPSHREHVAWQAQFLLDGAWDLVPARWLPSRREPERQAHNKIIHMARAAAMGFSVPETSFTNDPAELVPAYERAEGRLITKQINSDNFTIDGEDHRTYTTVLTRRHLASRHLLQHEPVILQPYVPKALELRVIVVADEVFAAEIDSQASRTAREDWRHYDDDRVRYAAHALPADVEKRCVELVASLGLTYGAIDLILTPEGDYVFLEINPNGAWGFIEMRTGLPISDAIAAWLARDEIAGQAAAHA, encoded by the coding sequence ATGATCCTCATACTGAGCGACCGTCTGGACGACACGGTCGACATGGTGATGCCGAAGCTGCTGCGCCGGAACATCCCGGTGACCTGGTGGGACAGCGGGGAGTTCCCTGCCAGGAGCCGGCTCACGGTGGCCTTCGCGGGCGGAGAGCACCGCATGACACTCCACACCGCGAACGGCACCCTCGACCTTTCGACGGTGACGGCCGTGTGGCGCAGGCGTCCGACCCGGTCGGCGGCGTCGGCCGAGGTGTCGGAGCCGAGCCATCGAGAGCACGTCGCCTGGCAGGCTCAGTTCCTCCTGGACGGAGCGTGGGACCTGGTCCCCGCCCGATGGCTGCCCTCGCGGCGCGAGCCGGAGCGGCAGGCCCACAACAAGATCATTCATATGGCCCGCGCGGCGGCGATGGGTTTCTCCGTACCGGAGACGTCGTTCACCAACGATCCGGCCGAGCTGGTCCCGGCGTACGAGCGCGCCGAGGGCAGGCTCATCACCAAGCAGATCAACTCCGACAACTTCACGATCGACGGCGAGGACCACCGCACGTACACGACCGTGCTGACCCGCCGTCACCTCGCCTCACGGCATCTGCTCCAGCACGAGCCCGTGATCCTTCAGCCGTACGTGCCCAAGGCCCTGGAGCTGCGCGTGATCGTCGTGGCGGACGAGGTGTTCGCCGCCGAGATCGACTCGCAGGCGTCACGGACGGCCAGGGAGGACTGGCGTCACTACGACGACGACCGGGTCAGGTACGCCGCGCACGCGCTCCCCGCGGACGTGGAGAAGCGGTGCGTCGAGCTGGTCGCCTCGCTCGGGCTGACATACGGGGCGATCGACCTGATCCTCACACCGGAAGGCGACTACGTCTTCCTGGAGATCAATCCCAACGGCGCCTGGGGGTTCATCGAGATGCGTACAGGCCTGCCCATCAGCGACGCCATCGCCGCCTGGCTCGCCCGCGACGAGATCGCCGGTCAGGCGGCCGCCCATGCGTGA
- a CDS encoding DUF2809 domain-containing protein, producing the protein MVLLGGVALAVGAFTLFYRGPGQPFIRGYVSDVSATMLVYAFLGLLWRTTAARRTLATAAIAVAVEFYQIVGMTPPGIGGVLVGAFPDPWDLVAYAIGMVAALAWERRSVRSGDQTG; encoded by the coding sequence ATGGTCCTTCTGGGTGGCGTCGCCCTCGCCGTCGGCGCGTTCACCCTCTTCTACCGGGGCCCGGGACAACCGTTCATCCGCGGCTACGTGAGCGACGTCAGCGCCACCATGCTGGTCTACGCGTTCTTGGGGCTGCTGTGGCGCACCACCGCCGCACGCCGCACCCTGGCCACGGCCGCGATCGCCGTTGCCGTCGAGTTCTACCAAATTGTCGGCATGACCCCGCCGGGCATCGGCGGTGTCCTGGTCGGCGCGTTCCCCGACCCATGGGACCTGGTCGCCTATGCCATCGGTATGGTCGCGGCCCTGGCCTGGGAACGCCGATCGGTCCGATCCGGTGATCAGACCGGCTGA